From the Natrarchaeobaculum aegyptiacum genome, one window contains:
- the pyk gene encoding pyruvate kinase codes for MRNAKIVCTLGPASSDRRTIAELAAAGMSVARLNASHGTVEDRAELIERVRAVDDARDEPVAVMLDVAGPEVRTAPLPGGETVALETGSTVRFVEGETASEETVGLSVPLEGVSPGDRILLDDGLIETTVTDRDGEAVVARVDAGGDLAGRKGVNVPGVDLELESVTEADRAELELAAEREVDFVAASFVRDAEAVYDVSEVLEEFGAEIPIIAKIERAGAVENLEEIVEAADGIMVARGDLGVECPMEEVPMIQKRIVHEARDAGIPVITATEMLDSMVEARRPTRAEASDVANAVLDGTDAVMLSAETAVGDHPVTVVEAMDSIVRTVEASAEYAEQLEQRVPPTGEARTDALARSARYLARDVDADAIVAATESGYTALKTAKYRPGVPVVASTPNPAVRRRLALSWGVTPLFAEVSEQGADAVVERAVQSALDAGVADSGDTVVVLCGMMTDLEGANTTNMLKVHVAAEALATGRVVVEGRATGPVAHLEDGGGDLSRLPDGAVVVLPADFDGEFDGDPARLGAIVSADRGMTGYPALVAREVGLPMIGGAELADVADGTTVTVDAERGVVYGGVVEADDRPEGRDEQQ; via the coding sequence ATGCGAAACGCGAAGATCGTCTGTACGCTGGGGCCGGCCTCGAGCGACCGGCGGACGATCGCCGAACTCGCGGCGGCGGGGATGTCGGTCGCGCGGCTGAACGCGAGCCACGGCACCGTCGAGGACCGCGCCGAGTTGATCGAACGCGTGCGGGCGGTCGACGACGCTCGCGACGAACCCGTCGCGGTCATGCTCGACGTCGCAGGGCCAGAGGTCCGGACCGCACCGCTGCCCGGAGGCGAGACCGTCGCCCTCGAGACGGGATCGACCGTCCGGTTCGTCGAGGGCGAGACGGCCTCCGAAGAGACGGTCGGGCTCTCGGTCCCGCTCGAGGGGGTCTCGCCGGGCGATCGCATCCTGCTCGACGACGGGTTGATCGAGACGACGGTCACCGACCGGGACGGCGAGGCAGTCGTGGCGCGAGTCGACGCCGGGGGTGATCTCGCCGGTCGGAAGGGGGTCAACGTCCCGGGGGTCGACCTCGAACTCGAGAGCGTCACCGAGGCCGACCGGGCGGAACTCGAGCTCGCCGCCGAGCGCGAGGTCGACTTCGTCGCCGCGAGTTTCGTCCGGGACGCCGAGGCGGTCTACGACGTCAGCGAGGTGCTCGAGGAATTCGGCGCTGAGATCCCCATTATCGCGAAGATCGAACGTGCAGGCGCCGTCGAGAACCTCGAGGAGATCGTCGAGGCCGCAGACGGGATCATGGTCGCCCGCGGGGACCTGGGCGTCGAGTGTCCGATGGAGGAGGTGCCGATGATCCAGAAACGGATCGTCCACGAGGCCCGGGATGCGGGCATCCCGGTCATCACGGCCACGGAGATGCTCGACTCGATGGTCGAAGCGCGTCGGCCGACGCGCGCGGAGGCCTCCGACGTGGCCAACGCCGTCCTCGACGGAACCGACGCCGTGATGCTCTCGGCGGAGACCGCCGTCGGCGACCACCCCGTCACCGTCGTCGAGGCGATGGACAGCATCGTCCGCACGGTCGAGGCCTCCGCGGAGTACGCCGAACAGCTCGAGCAACGGGTCCCGCCCACCGGCGAAGCCCGGACGGACGCCCTCGCCCGATCGGCGCGGTACCTCGCCCGCGACGTCGACGCCGACGCCATCGTCGCCGCGACCGAATCGGGCTACACGGCACTGAAAACTGCCAAGTACCGCCCCGGCGTCCCCGTCGTCGCCTCGACGCCGAACCCGGCGGTTCGCCGGCGACTTGCCCTCTCGTGGGGCGTGACCCCGCTTTTCGCCGAGGTCTCCGAACAGGGTGCCGACGCGGTCGTCGAACGCGCCGTCCAGTCGGCCCTCGACGCGGGTGTCGCCGACAGCGGCGACACCGTCGTCGTCCTCTGTGGCATGATGACCGACCTCGAGGGAGCGAACACGACGAACATGCTCAAGGTCCACGTCGCCGCGGAGGCGCTCGCGACCGGCCGCGTCGTCGTCGAGGGTCGGGCCACGGGACCGGTCGCCCACCTCGAGGACGGGGGCGGGGACCTCTCGAGACTTCCGGACGGCGCTGTCGTCGTCCTCCCCGCCGACTTCGACGGCGAGTTCGACGGCGACCCCGCTCGACTGGGGGCCATCGTCTCGGCCGACCGGGGTATGACTGGCTATCCGGCGCTCGTCGCCCGCGAGGTCGGCCTGCCGATGATCGGCGGCGCGGAACTGGCGGACGTCGCCGACGGAACGACCGTGACGGTCGACGCCGAACGCGGCGTGGTCTACGGCGGCGTCGTCGAAGCCGACGACAGGCCAGAGGGCCGCGACGAACAGCAGTGA
- a CDS encoding HVO_A0556 family zinc finger protein, with protein MARAQPSADDADHGRVLERLEGRSCPHCDGTLERATYKGNRAIVCSGCGTPRAQVWS; from the coding sequence ATGGCACGCGCACAGCCATCGGCTGACGACGCAGATCACGGACGAGTACTCGAGCGACTCGAGGGTCGATCCTGCCCGCACTGTGATGGGACGCTCGAGCGGGCTACCTACAAGGGAAACCGGGCGATCGTCTGTAGCGGTTGCGGAACGCCGCGGGCGCAGGTCTGGTCGTGA
- the trmY gene encoding tRNA (pseudouridine(54)-N(1))-methyltransferase TrmY gives MRQFVLLGHEVPTDADFSLDDLAGGAGRLDALCRSITASFVTSHGIREDVRTHLVVQDELTITFDGSELRRLNPDERSTAALVRTALEHREEAIGSLPAEPSPGVELYRRGLEPTLGEIADDGTVVQLHEDGDAVADVDPDAVADPIFVLSDHRDFTDVEEELLESVVDRRLRLGPELLHADQAITVAHHFLDTAGYERF, from the coding sequence ATGCGCCAGTTCGTACTCCTCGGCCACGAGGTCCCCACCGACGCCGACTTCTCGCTCGACGACCTCGCGGGCGGGGCCGGCCGCCTCGACGCTCTCTGCCGATCGATCACCGCCTCGTTCGTCACCTCCCACGGCATCCGCGAGGACGTCCGCACCCATCTCGTCGTCCAGGACGAACTCACGATCACCTTCGACGGTAGCGAACTCCGGCGACTCAACCCCGACGAGCGCAGTACGGCGGCGCTCGTGCGCACGGCCCTCGAGCACCGCGAGGAAGCCATCGGCTCGCTCCCCGCCGAACCCAGCCCCGGCGTCGAACTCTACCGACGCGGCCTCGAGCCCACGCTCGGGGAGATCGCCGACGACGGAACCGTGGTGCAGTTACACGAAGACGGCGACGCCGTGGCCGACGTCGATCCCGATGCGGTCGCGGACCCGATCTTCGTCCTCTCGGATCACCGGGATTTCACGGACGTAGAGGAGGAGTTGCTCGAGTCGGTCGTCGACCGACGGCTTCGACTCGGACCCGAGCTGTTGCACGCCGACCAGGCGATCACCGTGGCTCACCACTTCCTCGACACCGCGGGCTACGAGCGATTTTAG
- a CDS encoding pyridoxamine 5'-phosphate oxidase family protein gives MVSIPDEFQDLFEKPTIAHVATLTGDGDPHVTPVWVGYDPKDDRLLVNTERGRRKERNVRANPSVGVSMTDPDNPYRRVSVIGTVDEVTTDGAREHIDDLARRYTGEEYAIPIETERVLVRIQVDEVVDATDQ, from the coding sequence ATGGTGTCGATTCCAGACGAGTTTCAGGACCTGTTCGAGAAGCCGACGATCGCTCACGTCGCGACACTCACCGGAGACGGGGACCCCCACGTAACGCCGGTCTGGGTCGGCTACGACCCGAAAGACGACCGACTTCTGGTCAACACCGAACGCGGTCGCCGAAAGGAGCGCAACGTCCGGGCGAACCCCTCTGTCGGCGTCAGTATGACCGATCCCGACAATCCCTACCGTCGGGTCTCGGTCATCGGCACGGTCGACGAGGTGACGACCGACGGCGCTCGCGAGCACATCGACGACCTCGCGAGGCGATACACGGGCGAGGAGTACGCGATACCGATCGAGACCGAACGCGTCCTCGTCCGGATCCAGGTCGACGAAGTCGTCGATGCGACCGACCAGTAG
- a CDS encoding replication factor A (Replication protein A protects and stabilize the intermediate ssDNA that is generated by the unwinding action of a DNA helicase at the replication fork. In addition, SSBs prevent the formation of secondary structures by single-stranded template DNA.) has product MSDVRQHAEDVHEQFSDHLDVTVEDVEERLHTLVDEYKVPIDEARRSVTNHYLDEAGLEREDISRGGSEEVRIEDVDEPEEWIDLTAKVIELWEPRSDSVAQVGLLGDPTGTIKFTKWAKSELPALEEGGVYDLRNVVTDEYQGRYSVKLNSTTVIEERDEDIEVGDDTSEIEGALIDMQRGSGLIKRCPKEDCTRVLQNGRCSEHGEVEGEFDLRIKAVVDDGIDAHEVIFDKEATEDLTGLSLEEAKEMAMDALDTTIVADEIGAKILGTYYRIEGPTFGRYVLADEVEQLDGPADAENLLIKARSM; this is encoded by the coding sequence ATGAGCGACGTACGACAGCACGCAGAAGACGTACACGAGCAGTTTTCGGACCACCTCGACGTTACAGTCGAGGACGTCGAGGAGCGCCTGCATACGCTCGTCGACGAGTACAAGGTGCCCATCGACGAGGCCAGGCGAAGCGTCACCAACCACTACCTGGACGAGGCGGGCCTGGAGCGCGAGGACATCTCACGGGGCGGCAGCGAGGAGGTCCGCATCGAAGACGTCGACGAGCCCGAGGAGTGGATCGACCTCACCGCCAAAGTGATCGAACTCTGGGAGCCCCGTAGCGATTCCGTCGCACAGGTCGGCCTGCTCGGGGACCCGACTGGGACGATCAAGTTCACCAAGTGGGCCAAATCGGAGTTGCCCGCGCTGGAGGAAGGCGGCGTCTACGACCTCCGGAACGTCGTCACCGACGAGTATCAGGGCCGGTACTCGGTCAAACTCAACTCGACGACTGTCATCGAAGAGCGCGACGAGGACATCGAAGTCGGCGACGACACGAGCGAGATCGAAGGCGCGTTGATCGACATGCAACGCGGCAGCGGTCTGATCAAGCGCTGTCCCAAAGAGGACTGCACGCGAGTCCTCCAGAACGGCCGCTGCAGCGAGCACGGCGAGGTCGAAGGCGAGTTCGACCTCCGGATCAAGGCCGTCGTCGACGACGGTATCGACGCCCACGAGGTCATCTTCGACAAGGAAGCCACCGAGGATCTGACGGGGCTCAGCCTCGAGGAGGCAAAGGAGATGGCGATGGACGCGCTGGACACGACGATCGTCGCCGACGAGATCGGCGCGAAGATCCTCGGCACCTACTACCGCATCGAGGGGCCGACATTCGGCCGGTACGTGCTGGCCGACGAGGTCGAGCAACTGGACGGGCCAGCCGATGCCGAGAACCTGCTGATCAAAGCGAGGTCGATGTGA
- a CDS encoding diphthine--ammonia ligase — translation MSDADGAWISLFSGGKDSAWALYRALEEGLDVRRLVTVHPSADSYMYHVPATDLAGLAAESIGIDLVDVDPDDFAATTATDSSAQGDDELEPLEAALEDLDEELDAGIAGVTAGAVESEYQTSRIQAMCDRLECELFAPLWQEDPRELADAMLEAGFEIVIVQVAAYGLDESWLGRTLDREAIVELEALNDEYGVHILGEGGEFETLVVDGPHMDRRIELEYDREWDGTRGRILVTDAWLE, via the coding sequence ATGAGCGACGCTGACGGTGCGTGGATCAGCCTCTTCTCCGGCGGCAAGGACTCCGCGTGGGCCCTCTACCGGGCGCTCGAGGAGGGCCTCGACGTTCGCCGCCTCGTCACCGTCCACCCCAGCGCGGATTCGTATATGTACCACGTCCCGGCGACCGACCTCGCCGGACTCGCCGCCGAGAGCATCGGGATCGACCTCGTCGACGTCGACCCCGACGACTTCGCGGCCACCACGGCCACCGACTCGAGCGCCCAGGGCGACGACGAACTCGAACCGCTCGAGGCCGCACTCGAAGACCTCGACGAAGAACTCGACGCCGGTATCGCGGGCGTCACCGCCGGGGCCGTCGAGAGCGAGTACCAGACCAGCCGCATCCAGGCGATGTGCGACCGCCTCGAGTGTGAGCTGTTCGCCCCGCTCTGGCAGGAAGACCCCCGGGAACTCGCCGACGCGATGCTCGAGGCTGGCTTCGAGATCGTGATCGTTCAGGTCGCCGCCTACGGCCTCGACGAATCCTGGCTCGGCCGGACGCTCGATCGCGAGGCGATCGTCGAACTCGAGGCGCTCAACGACGAGTACGGCGTCCACATCCTCGGCGAGGGCGGCGAGTTCGAAACGCTGGTCGTGGACGGCCCGCACATGGACCGGCGGATCGAACTCGAGTACGACCGCGAGTGGGACGGGACGCGCGGCCGAATTCTGGTCACCGACGCCTGGCTCGAGTAG
- a CDS encoding DUF373 family protein — MTTLVVCLDRTDDVGRKTGLRTPIVGWEAVRALVTDVGLADPEDSGVNSLLEALRVAQDLRDEDEEAVVAVVSGDRESMVSADRAVSRQLDDLIAEYDPDSAVVVIDSAEDERLVPIVESRVRVDSVDRVVVRQARDIESTYYLLKQFLADEELRQTVLVPLGLTLLVFPFLAMRFGTAQGAAAITSVIGLFLLYKGFSIDDVMTGLAHQAREALYSGQVSVVTYVVAAGLTLVGLFAGALGVSSLEDAPGIVVPATQFAFDAVPWLATAAVTASAGRLLDEAIGEQPIRSSYLNLPFLLLAIGLVVRGFSTYFLEQQGVIEPIVVPVIETNVVTVESFVVTAGERLVIYVVSAIVVSLLGARVAASLSTPGQEVDLERSSGGDSTTSGSEGTVDPEPEPEPEPEPEPESDLDPNVDTGAGVTDGGAKSTDASSGSSPDASDEGDATPDDQSAAADESGE, encoded by the coding sequence GTGACAACGCTGGTCGTCTGTCTGGATCGGACCGACGACGTCGGCCGCAAGACCGGCCTCCGAACGCCTATCGTGGGCTGGGAGGCCGTCCGCGCGCTCGTGACCGACGTCGGCCTCGCCGATCCGGAGGACTCGGGAGTCAACAGCCTCCTCGAGGCGTTGCGGGTCGCCCAGGACCTCCGCGACGAGGACGAGGAGGCCGTCGTGGCGGTCGTCTCCGGAGACCGCGAGTCGATGGTCTCGGCCGACCGGGCGGTCTCCCGCCAGCTCGACGACCTGATCGCGGAGTACGACCCCGACTCGGCCGTGGTCGTCATCGACAGCGCCGAAGACGAGCGCCTGGTGCCGATCGTCGAGAGCCGCGTCCGTGTCGACTCCGTCGACCGCGTGGTCGTCAGACAGGCCAGAGACATCGAATCGACCTACTACCTCCTGAAGCAGTTCCTCGCCGACGAGGAACTTCGCCAGACCGTCCTCGTCCCGCTCGGGCTGACGCTGCTCGTCTTTCCCTTCCTGGCGATGCGTTTTGGAACGGCACAGGGAGCCGCCGCAATCACCAGCGTCATCGGCCTCTTCCTGCTCTACAAGGGCTTCAGCATCGACGACGTGATGACCGGCCTCGCCCACCAGGCCCGCGAGGCCCTGTACTCCGGGCAGGTGTCGGTCGTCACCTACGTCGTCGCCGCCGGGCTCACACTGGTCGGACTGTTCGCAGGCGCCCTCGGCGTCTCGAGCCTCGAGGACGCCCCCGGAATCGTCGTCCCTGCGACGCAGTTCGCCTTCGACGCCGTCCCCTGGCTCGCGACGGCGGCAGTCACCGCCAGCGCGGGCCGCCTGCTCGACGAGGCCATCGGCGAACAGCCCATCCGGAGTTCGTACCTCAACCTGCCGTTTCTCCTGCTCGCGATCGGCCTCGTCGTCCGGGGCTTTTCGACGTACTTCCTCGAACAGCAGGGCGTGATCGAGCCGATCGTCGTCCCGGTGATCGAGACGAACGTCGTCACCGTCGAGAGTTTCGTCGTCACGGCCGGCGAACGACTGGTGATCTACGTCGTCTCCGCGATCGTGGTCAGCCTCCTCGGCGCCAGAGTCGCCGCCTCGCTCTCGACGCCCGGTCAGGAGGTCGACCTCGAGCGCTCGAGCGGCGGTGACAGCACCACCAGTGGGAGCGAGGGCACCGTGGACCCAGAACCAGAACCAGAACCAGAACCAGAACCAGAACCAGAATCCGACCTCGACCCGAACGTCGACACCGGGGCTGGCGTCACCGATGGCGGTGCCAAATCGACCGACGCGAGTTCGGGCTCGAGTCCAGACGCGAGCGATGAGGGAGATGCCACCCCGGATGACCAGTCGGCGGCAGCCGACGAGTCCGGGGAGTGA
- the thsA gene encoding thermosome subunit alpha, with product MGNQPLIVLSDESQRTSGKDAQSMNIQAGKAVAESVRTTLGPKGMDKMLVDSTGNVVVTNDGVTLLSEMDIEHPAADMIVEVAETQEDEVGDGTTSAVVVSGELLSQAEELLDQDIHATTLAQGYRQAAEEAIEALEEIAIDVDADDDEILHKIAATAMTGKGAESARDLLAELVVDAVQSVADEDGIDTDNVSVEKVVGGSIENSELVEGVIVDKERVSENMPYFAEDASVAIIDGGLEVKETEIDAEVNVTDPDQLQQFLDQEEAQLREMAETLADVGADVVFVDGGIDDMAQHYLAQEGIIAVRRVKSSDQTQLARATGARPVSSVDDVTEDDLGFAGSVAQKEIAGDQRIFVEDVEDAKAVTLILRGGTEHVIDEVDRAIEDSLGVVRTTIEDGKVLAGGGAPEVELSLALRDYADSVGGREQLAVEAFADALEVIPRTLAENAGLDPIDSLVELRAAHDGGDTAAGLDAYTGDVIEMANEGVYEPLRIKTQAIESATEAAVMLLRIDDVIAAGDLAVADDDGDDEMPPGGGGMGGGMGGMGGGMGGMM from the coding sequence ATGGGCAACCAGCCCCTCATCGTTCTCTCGGACGAAAGCCAGAGAACCTCCGGTAAAGACGCTCAGTCGATGAACATTCAGGCCGGGAAGGCCGTTGCCGAATCTGTACGGACCACACTCGGTCCGAAAGGGATGGACAAGATGCTCGTCGACTCGACGGGCAACGTCGTCGTCACGAACGACGGCGTCACCCTCCTCTCGGAGATGGACATCGAGCACCCTGCCGCCGACATGATCGTCGAGGTCGCCGAGACCCAGGAAGACGAGGTCGGCGACGGTACGACCAGCGCGGTCGTCGTCAGCGGTGAGCTCCTCAGTCAGGCCGAAGAGCTGCTCGACCAGGACATCCACGCGACCACGCTCGCCCAGGGGTACCGACAGGCCGCAGAAGAGGCCATCGAGGCGCTGGAAGAGATCGCGATCGACGTCGACGCCGACGACGACGAGATCCTCCACAAGATCGCCGCCACGGCGATGACCGGCAAGGGCGCAGAGAGCGCCCGCGACCTCCTCGCAGAGCTCGTCGTCGACGCCGTCCAGTCCGTCGCCGACGAGGACGGCATCGACACCGACAACGTCAGCGTCGAGAAGGTCGTCGGCGGTTCGATCGAGAACTCCGAACTCGTCGAGGGCGTCATCGTCGACAAAGAGCGCGTCTCCGAGAACATGCCGTACTTCGCCGAGGACGCCTCGGTCGCGATCATCGACGGCGGCCTCGAGGTCAAAGAGACCGAGATCGACGCCGAGGTCAACGTCACCGATCCCGACCAGCTCCAGCAGTTCTTAGACCAGGAGGAAGCCCAGCTGCGCGAGATGGCCGAGACGCTCGCCGACGTCGGCGCGGATGTCGTCTTCGTCGACGGCGGTATCGACGACATGGCCCAGCACTACCTCGCACAGGAAGGCATCATCGCCGTCCGCCGCGTCAAGTCCAGCGACCAGACGCAGCTGGCTCGCGCGACCGGCGCCCGTCCCGTCTCCTCGGTCGACGACGTCACCGAGGACGACCTCGGCTTCGCCGGCAGCGTCGCCCAGAAGGAAATCGCCGGCGACCAGCGCATCTTCGTCGAGGACGTCGAGGACGCCAAGGCCGTCACCCTCATCCTGCGCGGTGGCACCGAGCACGTCATCGACGAGGTCGACCGCGCAATCGAGGACTCGCTGGGCGTCGTCAGAACGACCATCGAGGACGGCAAGGTGCTCGCCGGCGGCGGTGCACCCGAAGTCGAACTCTCGCTCGCGCTCCGTGACTACGCCGACTCCGTCGGCGGCCGCGAACAGCTCGCCGTCGAAGCCTTCGCCGACGCACTCGAGGTCATCCCGCGAACGCTCGCCGAGAACGCTGGTCTCGATCCCATCGACTCGCTGGTCGAACTCCGCGCCGCCCACGACGGCGGTGACACCGCGGCCGGTCTCGACGCCTACACCGGCGACGTGATCGAGATGGCCAACGAGGGCGTCTACGAGCCGCTGCGCATCAAGACGCAGGCGATCGAATCGGCCACCGAGGCCGCCGTCATGCTCCTGCGCATCGACGACGTCATCGCCGCTGGCGACCTCGCGGTCGCCGACGACGACGGTGACGACGAGATGCCGCCGGGCGGCGGTGGCATGGGCGGCGGCATGGGCGGTATGGGCGGCGGCATGGGCGGCATGATGTAA
- a CDS encoding KH domain-containing protein — protein MQHVKIPQDRIGVLIGEGGETMREIEAEAEVRLDIDSENGSVAVDAVGDPVRGLKGPDIVRAIGRGFPPEAALRLLEDEMMVFDLVDIDAAARNTNDMKRKKGRLIGEGGRTRELMEELTGADVVIYGSTLGIIGAPEQVEAVRRAAEMLLDGAPHGAVYSFLEERHNEMKHQGLQYHRFPGGQSGGQS, from the coding sequence ATGCAGCACGTGAAGATTCCGCAGGACCGCATCGGCGTTCTCATCGGCGAGGGTGGCGAGACGATGCGCGAAATCGAGGCGGAAGCCGAGGTGCGACTCGACATCGACTCCGAGAACGGTTCGGTGGCGGTCGACGCAGTCGGCGATCCCGTCCGCGGGCTGAAAGGCCCCGATATCGTTCGCGCGATCGGTCGCGGATTTCCACCCGAAGCAGCACTCCGACTTCTCGAGGACGAGATGATGGTCTTCGACCTCGTGGACATCGACGCCGCCGCCCGGAACACGAACGATATGAAGCGCAAGAAAGGCCGGTTGATCGGCGAAGGTGGCCGCACCCGGGAACTCATGGAGGAGTTGACCGGCGCGGACGTCGTGATCTACGGATCTACCCTCGGGATCATCGGCGCGCCCGAACAGGTCGAAGCGGTCCGCAGAGCCGCAGAAATGCTTCTGGACGGCGCACCGCACGGGGCCGTCTACTCGTTCCTCGAGGAGCGTCACAACGAGATGAAACATCAGGGACTCCAGTATCACCGGTTCCCCGGCGGGCAGTCCGGCGGACAGTCCTGA
- a CDS encoding MogA/MoaB family molybdenum cofactor biosynthesis protein, with protein MTVDHGDHADRRGTDDHGHDVIDPLYVGIVTVSSSRAGEDDPDDPGGDTIQECFEAGGHEVRERVLVRDDYASIRTAVRGLVARRDVDVVVTTGGTGVTADDVSPEATSSLFERELPGFGERFRALSWEEIGTRAIASRATAGIAVDTPVFCIPGSTGACRTACEQLIVPEAPHLAGLATSHRADVTEGTITEYGEE; from the coding sequence ATGACAGTCGATCACGGCGATCACGCCGACCGACGCGGCACCGACGACCACGGCCACGACGTCATCGATCCGCTCTACGTCGGGATCGTCACGGTCTCGAGTTCGCGCGCAGGCGAAGACGACCCGGACGATCCGGGCGGTGACACGATCCAGGAGTGTTTCGAGGCCGGGGGCCACGAGGTTCGCGAGCGGGTGCTCGTCCGCGACGATTACGCGTCGATCCGGACGGCCGTTCGGGGGCTGGTTGCTCGCCGCGACGTCGACGTCGTCGTCACGACCGGCGGGACGGGCGTCACGGCGGACGACGTCTCGCCCGAGGCGACGTCGTCGCTGTTCGAACGCGAGTTACCGGGCTTCGGCGAACGCTTTCGCGCGCTCTCGTGGGAGGAGATCGGCACGCGGGCGATCGCCTCTCGCGCGACCGCGGGCATCGCCGTCGACACGCCGGTGTTTTGCATCCCGGGAAGCACGGGTGCCTGTCGGACCGCCTGTGAACAGTTGATCGTCCCCGAAGCGCCCCATCTCGCCGGGTTAGCGACGAGTCACCGCGCGGACGTCACCGAGGGGACGATCACCGAGTACGGCGAGGAGTAA
- a CDS encoding phospholipase D family protein, with translation MTDVIAEPSVRLLDTDHSDIRFQEALADLFAEDGTIYIVSGYFTYQGYLAIRDDIVSFLERSRDNELITVVSPASDQFSPRIAHDLWSLDEHDQVQIYKQPRGLHAKLYIREGPNPTCLIGSANITQVAFRYNIEINVEITRESIDHPDLQPFHEWILELVETSDPLRRRDLLPPYQVGGSVANWSNKARYLPKRNVALRAIPVLLLLVFFSGMFSLLLSLI, from the coding sequence ATGACTGACGTTATTGCTGAACCGAGTGTTCGATTACTGGATACGGATCACTCAGATATCCGCTTTCAGGAAGCGCTGGCTGATCTCTTCGCGGAGGACGGGACGATCTACATCGTGAGCGGGTACTTCACGTATCAGGGATACCTGGCGATACGCGACGACATCGTCTCGTTTCTCGAGCGGTCTCGGGACAACGAGCTGATCACGGTCGTCAGTCCTGCCTCCGACCAGTTCTCGCCCCGGATCGCCCACGATCTCTGGTCGCTCGACGAGCACGATCAGGTCCAGATATACAAACAACCCAGAGGACTCCACGCGAAGCTCTACATCCGTGAGGGCCCGAACCCGACGTGTCTCATCGGCTCCGCAAACATCACTCAGGTTGCGTTCAGGTACAATATCGAAATTAACGTCGAGATCACGCGTGAGTCGATCGATCATCCGGATCTACAGCCGTTCCACGAGTGGATACTGGAACTGGTCGAAACGTCCGATCCGCTTCGACGACGGGATCTCCTCCCGCCGTATCAGGTCGGTGGGTCCGTCGCGAACTGGTCGAACAAGGCTCGATACCTCCCCAAACGGAACGTCGCACTCCGGGCGATCCCCGTGTTACTGCTGCTCGTCTTCTTTTCAGGGATGTTCTCGCTACTGCTCAGTCTCATCTGA
- a CDS encoding DUF7312 domain-containing protein, protein MADESPGFDRDDEDRDRDPGRTDGTDPADDAADRDDPTTGWTPSRRPVSSERDGDGWTSEPDVGTDEHRDSRPDHTRFDDADRIRIDLSSDDSVGGGGESSHDDDPRAPEPSSTPIEAGDPSLENVLFVILGAVAMILVIVRFVSLPL, encoded by the coding sequence ATGGCAGACGAGTCGCCCGGTTTCGACCGCGACGACGAGGACCGCGACCGCGACCCCGGGCGAACCGACGGTACCGATCCGGCCGACGACGCCGCCGATCGTGACGACCCAACCACCGGGTGGACCCCCTCGAGACGCCCCGTCTCCTCGGAACGCGACGGCGACGGGTGGACGAGCGAGCCCGACGTTGGGACGGACGAACACCGCGACTCCCGCCCCGATCACACGCGATTCGACGACGCCGACCGGATTCGAATCGACCTCTCGAGTGACGACAGCGTCGGAGGCGGAGGTGAATCCAGTCACGACGACGATCCGCGCGCCCCGGAACCCAGTTCGACGCCGATCGAAGCCGGCGACCCCTCCCTCGAGAACGTCCTGTTCGTTATCCTCGGCGCGGTCGCGATGATCCTCGTGATCGTTCGGTTCGTTTCGCTCCCGCTGTGA